A window from Citrobacter amalonaticus encodes these proteins:
- the qseE gene encoding two component system sensor histidine kinase QseE/GlrK, with amino-acid sequence MKRWSVFPRSLRQLVTLAFLLILLPLLVLAWQAWQSLNALSAQAAQTNRTTLIDARRSEAMTNAALEMERSYRQYCVLDDPTLAKVYQSQRKRYSEMLDAHAGVLPDDKLYQALRQDLNDLAQLQCRNSGPETAAAARLEAFANANTEMVQATRTVVFSRGQQLQQEIAERGQFFGWQALVLFLVSLAMVLLFTRMIIGPVKGIERMINRLGEGRSLGNTVTFTGPRELRSVGQRIIWLSERLSWLESQRHQFLRHLSHELKTPLASMREGTELLADQVVGPLTPEQKEVVGILDDSSRNLQKLIEQLLDYNRKLADSAIEMESVEIEPLVDMVVSAHSLPARAKMMHTDIALAADRCLAEPMLLMSVLDNLYSNAVHYGAESGNIRIRSRLQGSTVYIDVINTGTPIPEAERTMIFEPFFQGSHQRKGAVKGSGLGLSIARDCIRRMQGELYLVDEQAQEVCFRIELPLSATKND; translated from the coding sequence TTGAAGCGCTGGTCTGTTTTTCCCCGGTCACTACGCCAACTGGTGACGCTGGCATTCCTGCTGATCCTGTTACCGCTGCTGGTCCTCGCCTGGCAGGCGTGGCAAAGCCTGAACGCGCTTAGCGCCCAGGCGGCGCAGACTAACCGTACTACCCTTATCGATGCGCGTCGCAGTGAGGCGATGACTAATGCCGCCCTGGAGATGGAGCGCAGCTATCGTCAGTATTGCGTGCTTGACGATCCGACGCTGGCAAAGGTGTATCAGAGCCAGCGCAAACGCTACAGTGAAATGCTGGACGCCCATGCGGGTGTTCTGCCTGACGATAAGCTGTATCAGGCGTTACGTCAGGATCTGAACGACCTGGCGCAACTGCAATGCCGGAACAGTGGGCCTGAAACCGCCGCGGCCGCGCGACTGGAAGCATTTGCCAACGCCAATACCGAAATGGTGCAAGCGACGCGTACCGTGGTTTTTTCACGCGGGCAGCAGCTACAACAAGAGATTGCCGAGCGTGGACAGTTCTTCGGCTGGCAGGCGCTGGTATTGTTTCTGGTGAGTCTGGCGATGGTGCTGTTGTTCACGCGGATGATTATCGGGCCGGTAAAGGGCATTGAGCGGATGATCAATCGTCTGGGGGAAGGGCGATCGCTGGGCAATACCGTCACCTTTACCGGACCGCGCGAACTGCGTTCCGTTGGGCAGCGGATCATCTGGTTGAGCGAGCGCCTCTCCTGGCTGGAGTCTCAACGCCATCAATTTTTGCGCCATCTCTCCCATGAGCTGAAAACCCCGCTGGCCAGCATGCGTGAAGGCACCGAATTGCTGGCGGACCAGGTGGTGGGGCCACTGACGCCGGAACAAAAAGAGGTGGTTGGCATTCTCGATGACAGTAGCCGTAACCTACAAAAATTGATTGAACAACTGCTTGATTACAACCGCAAACTGGCGGATAGCGCCATTGAAATGGAAAGCGTGGAGATTGAACCGCTGGTAGATATGGTGGTTTCCGCTCATAGTCTACCGGCTCGCGCTAAAATGATGCATACCGACATTGCGCTGGCGGCCGATCGCTGCCTGGCCGAGCCGATGTTACTGATGAGCGTACTGGATAATCTTTATTCCAATGCGGTGCACTATGGGGCTGAATCCGGTAACATCCGTATTCGCAGCCGCTTACAGGGATCAACCGTGTATATCGATGTTATCAACACCGGAACTCCTATTCCTGAAGCGGAAAGAACTATGATTTTCGAACCTTTTTTCCAGGGAAGTCATCAACGGAAAGGGGCAGTGAAAGGGAGCGGACTGGGGCTAAGTATCGCCAGAGATTGTATCCGCCGTATGCAGGGTGAGCTCTATCTTGTCGATGAACAGGCGCAAGAGGTTTGCTTCCGCATAGAACTGCCGTTATCTGCAACGAAAAACGACTAA
- a CDS encoding IS1 family transposase — MEIQDKIHLNVCKSWSCPNLGVAEAADYLYPVYRLGYAALECQKCGSLPPLFNEREFNHWFARLIKNKPDATGTECPRCSASDVIRYGRTQAGHSRFQCRLCRTVFTPRQTKRCFERTIEPFLLRLQQGDYAAETTQYRLLAKAVNWCEQQAHHANRDVKRVATKVLALPFQGQAAEQRLYVVISADACSGHILQVTTNYCDEAVGDSLLYTGSASPVPQMAYECSVESLRWQEMQFMQRCQFDEIHYGSARLKGNDRGCILRPAIAIHGHFQRLKRRFPAITDHYLAHECVLRGAAITAWSAEVQRGTTNLWFVLEDANPPSGTEAEYRLTGRWNIGWWNNVWQRWSCGGADKIVCSLTGQKQAGNIAPVSLRASDVFVRWLYTHPWSSGQSGLGPKVLSRHVVCLAYLYNHYR; from the coding sequence ATGGAAATCCAGGACAAAATACATCTCAATGTTTGTAAAAGTTGGTCGTGCCCCAATCTCGGCGTGGCGGAAGCGGCTGACTATCTTTATCCCGTTTATCGTCTGGGGTATGCGGCGCTGGAATGCCAGAAATGTGGCAGTCTGCCCCCCTTATTTAATGAGCGTGAATTTAACCACTGGTTTGCACGGTTAATAAAAAATAAACCGGACGCAACCGGAACAGAATGCCCGCGCTGCTCTGCCAGCGACGTGATTCGCTATGGGCGAACGCAGGCAGGTCATAGTCGATTCCAGTGTCGTCTTTGTCGGACGGTTTTTACTCCCCGACAGACGAAGCGCTGTTTCGAACGCACCATCGAGCCGTTTCTCTTGCGACTTCAGCAGGGTGATTACGCGGCAGAAACCACGCAATATCGACTGCTGGCGAAAGCGGTTAACTGGTGTGAGCAGCAAGCGCATCATGCTAACCGTGATGTGAAACGCGTTGCGACAAAGGTTCTGGCGTTGCCTTTCCAGGGACAGGCGGCAGAACAGCGGCTGTATGTGGTGATCAGCGCTGATGCCTGTTCTGGTCATATTCTCCAGGTCACAACTAACTACTGTGATGAGGCGGTAGGTGACTCTTTGCTTTATACCGGTTCGGCGAGTCCTGTGCCGCAAATGGCGTATGAGTGCTCGGTGGAGTCCCTTCGCTGGCAGGAAATGCAGTTCATGCAAAGATGTCAGTTTGATGAAATTCACTATGGCAGTGCGCGACTGAAAGGCAACGATCGCGGGTGTATCCTTCGCCCTGCGATCGCGATTCACGGTCATTTCCAGCGGTTGAAACGGCGGTTTCCTGCTATCACCGATCACTACCTGGCGCACGAGTGTGTGCTGCGTGGCGCAGCGATTACGGCCTGGTCAGCGGAAGTACAGCGTGGTACCACGAATCTGTGGTTTGTGCTGGAAGATGCCAACCCGCCATCCGGGACAGAGGCGGAGTACAGGCTGACAGGCAGGTGGAACATTGGGTGGTGGAACAATGTCTGGCAGCGGTGGAGTTGCGGCGGAGCGGATAAGATCGTCTGCTCATTAACCGGGCAAAAGCAGGCCGGGAACATTGCTCCGGTTTCTCTGCGCGCCAGCGATGTCTTTGTTCGCTGGCTGTATACGCACCCGTGGTCCTCGGGTCAGTCAGGATTAGGGCCGAAGGTGTTGAGCCGGCATGTCGTGTGCCTTGCGTATCTTTATAATCACTATCGTTAA
- a CDS encoding bifunctional metallophosphatase/5'-nucleotidase: MKKRLIASLLIAGYAGYACAQDVTVIYTNDLHAHVEPYKLPYIAEGKREIGGFANISTLVKQEKAKNKATFYFDAGDYFTGPYISSLTKGKAIIDIMNTMSVDAASVGNHEFDHGWDNTLLQFSQATFPILLGNVFFKNSTLPFWNKPYTIVEKDGVKIGVIGLHGVFAFDDTVSSAMRQGIEARDEVKYLQRYLDELRGKVDITVALMHEGTPARQSSIGNADVRRALDKDIQTAKQVKGLDLLITGHAHVGTPEPIKVGNTLILSTDSGGIDIGKLVLDVNTKNHRHTVKSFELKTIYADEWKPDPVTQKVIDGWNKKLAETVSQKVGETPIALTRAYGESSSLGNLFTDAMLFAAPDAQLALTNSGGLRADLNPGPLTLGDIISAFPFPNELTVMDLTGKSLRNLMEHGASLSNGVLQMSKGAEMRYDPRKPVGQRVTAFTLNGKNIVDTQTYRVATNSFLAPGGDGFMAFTDGKNKQVRGGYNLSDAVIDYLKKGNVIDPQQVNEMRVSEVKH; encoded by the coding sequence ATGAAAAAACGCTTGATTGCCTCGTTACTCATCGCTGGATATGCGGGATATGCCTGTGCGCAGGATGTTACCGTCATCTATACCAATGATCTCCACGCCCACGTTGAACCGTATAAACTGCCGTATATTGCTGAAGGTAAACGGGAGATTGGCGGTTTTGCTAATATTTCCACACTGGTTAAACAGGAAAAAGCTAAAAATAAGGCGACGTTTTATTTTGATGCCGGTGATTATTTTACCGGTCCATATATAAGCAGCTTGACTAAAGGAAAAGCAATTATCGATATAATGAATACAATGTCGGTGGATGCGGCCTCTGTCGGGAATCATGAATTTGACCATGGCTGGGATAATACCCTTTTGCAGTTCAGCCAGGCGACGTTCCCTATTTTATTGGGTAACGTCTTTTTTAAGAACAGCACTCTGCCCTTCTGGAATAAACCGTACACTATTGTGGAAAAAGACGGCGTCAAAATCGGTGTCATCGGTTTGCACGGTGTGTTTGCCTTCGACGATACGGTGTCGTCAGCCATGCGCCAGGGAATTGAAGCGCGTGATGAAGTCAAGTATCTACAGCGCTATCTGGATGAGCTGCGTGGAAAAGTGGATATCACCGTCGCGTTAATGCACGAAGGCACACCGGCGCGCCAGTCCAGCATCGGCAATGCGGACGTCAGACGTGCGCTGGATAAGGATATTCAGACCGCAAAACAGGTCAAAGGCCTCGATCTTCTCATTACTGGCCATGCGCATGTTGGCACGCCAGAACCAATTAAAGTGGGGAATACCCTCATCCTCTCGACCGACAGCGGTGGCATTGATATCGGTAAACTGGTGCTGGATGTCAACACAAAAAACCATCGTCACACGGTTAAAAGCTTTGAACTGAAAACAATTTATGCGGATGAATGGAAACCCGATCCGGTCACGCAGAAGGTGATTGATGGCTGGAACAAAAAGCTCGCGGAAACCGTGAGCCAAAAAGTGGGTGAAACGCCGATTGCGTTGACCCGGGCCTATGGGGAGTCCTCATCGCTGGGTAACCTGTTTACCGATGCCATGCTGTTCGCCGCGCCTGATGCGCAACTTGCGCTGACCAATTCGGGCGGTTTACGCGCCGATCTCAATCCTGGCCCCCTCACGCTTGGCGATATTATTAGCGCCTTCCCGTTCCCTAATGAACTGACCGTGATGGATTTAACGGGTAAATCATTACGCAATCTGATGGAGCATGGGGCGTCGCTGAGCAACGGCGTATTACAGATGTCGAAAGGCGCTGAAATGCGCTACGACCCGCGTAAACCGGTCGGCCAGCGCGTGACGGCATTTACACTTAACGGCAAAAACATTGTCGATACGCAAACCTATCGCGTGGCAACCAACAGTTTCCTCGCGCCGGGCGGTGATGGTTTTATGGCTTTTACCGACGGTAAAAATAAGCAGGTCCGCGGTGGATATAACCTCTCCGATGCGGTGATTGATTACCTGAAAAAAGGCAACGTCATCGACCCTCAGCAAGTCAATGAAATGCGCGTAAGTGAAGTCAAACACTAA
- a CDS encoding aryl-sulfate sulfotransferase N-terminal domain-containing protein: protein MAIIYTGTVLAPANNQLAAWLKFQLDVPATFSYTVLKRTTSQTSVDFSFTSSELIDDTTTEIKIPVIGLYANYNNQVQVIFKNQAGNEIFNSTIQVSTRDQIYREATIFHLNIEQNDPAKFASVWGNSWLMTTNCDGYDQNGDLRCYFAQPYRNQMLRTHDGYFYIGSDEDEHWYGRRFFKIDILGNEILEYDLRDSDGNLYANTHDLAWDSANNLYMIGNDIPDRSTSTMRQDAWILKFNEQSGKMIWAKNYTRAFDNASILNNSPTNDAHLNSLSWIPAGSENSEAIIVHTRSAGVTFGVSPEDGRILWTIDTGGFNPQFPADQSVINVSTTGIGDNENGGHTVLVTSNSAFSSLTDYNAGKFVLSVFDNRSCITSDGQPVIRPIDADADAAKQYQTLEARVLFYAVDLTARTITKAAEPISLASARVPQVTDFMGAVFDHNDNYTIYTNHARSFFISDASGNFIATIYDLICSLDGYPEFPGECYRARLFASNELTALINVGFDTANN, encoded by the coding sequence ATGGCAATTATTTATACTGGAACAGTGCTCGCTCCGGCAAACAATCAGCTTGCTGCCTGGCTCAAGTTTCAACTGGACGTACCAGCCACATTTTCATATACCGTGTTAAAAAGGACGACAAGTCAGACAAGCGTAGACTTTTCTTTCACGTCAAGCGAGTTGATTGACGATACCACGACAGAAATTAAAATCCCGGTGATTGGCCTTTACGCTAATTATAACAACCAGGTTCAGGTCATTTTCAAAAATCAGGCGGGGAATGAAATTTTCAACAGTACGATCCAGGTTAGCACACGCGATCAAATTTATCGTGAAGCGACCATTTTTCATCTTAACATTGAGCAAAACGATCCCGCAAAATTTGCCAGTGTGTGGGGAAACAGTTGGTTAATGACAACCAATTGCGATGGTTATGACCAAAACGGTGACCTCCGCTGTTATTTCGCGCAACCTTATCGCAACCAAATGTTAAGAACGCACGATGGGTATTTTTACATAGGTAGCGACGAGGACGAACATTGGTATGGCCGTCGCTTCTTTAAAATTGATATTCTTGGCAATGAAATCCTTGAATATGATTTACGCGATAGTGATGGCAATCTTTACGCAAATACGCACGATCTAGCCTGGGATTCGGCAAATAACCTTTATATGATCGGTAACGATATACCGGATCGTTCGACATCTACAATGAGACAGGATGCCTGGATCTTAAAATTCAATGAACAGTCGGGGAAAATGATCTGGGCCAAAAATTACACTCGCGCCTTCGATAACGCCTCGATTCTGAATAATAGCCCAACCAATGATGCGCATCTTAACTCACTCTCCTGGATCCCAGCAGGCTCTGAAAACAGTGAGGCTATTATTGTCCACACCCGTTCAGCCGGGGTTACTTTTGGCGTATCGCCAGAAGATGGCCGGATTCTCTGGACAATCGATACTGGCGGTTTCAACCCACAATTCCCTGCAGATCAATCGGTTATAAATGTCAGTACAACCGGAATTGGCGATAATGAAAACGGCGGCCATACCGTTTTAGTCACCAGTAATAGCGCATTTTCCAGTCTCACAGATTACAACGCAGGGAAGTTTGTCCTTTCTGTCTTTGATAACCGCTCTTGCATAACGTCTGATGGTCAGCCTGTTATCCGCCCTATCGACGCGGATGCAGACGCTGCAAAGCAGTATCAAACCCTGGAAGCTCGTGTTTTGTTTTACGCCGTTGATTTAACGGCCAGAACCATCACGAAAGCAGCAGAACCTATTTCATTGGCATCAGCCCGTGTCCCACAAGTAACGGACTTCATGGGGGCGGTTTTTGATCACAATGACAACTACACTATCTATACCAACCACGCGCGTTCTTTCTTTATCAGCGACGCCAGCGGGAATTTCATTGCAACGATTTACGATCTTATCTGTTCGCTGGATGGCTATCCGGAGTTTCCTGGAGAATGCTACCGGGCAAGGCTATTTGCCAGCAATGAACTCACCGCTCTGATCAACGTTGGGTTTGATACCGCGAACAACTGA